ATTTTCAAAGAGCTTTTAAAATCAAAAAATATAGATAATATTATTACTCGCTTAAATTATTACAATTTGCAAAATGATTTTTTTGATATAAAAAATTTTCAAAATTATGAAAAAATAGGAAAATTTCCCTTTAAAAAAACTTCTTATGCTTATGATGCTTATGCAATTAGTAAATATTTTAATGATGATTTTTTATGGATTGAAGGTTTTGGAGATATTAGTTATAATCTTAAATATCCAAGCATAGCTAAATCAAGACCAGTTGAAAATGGCTTTAATAATATCATTTTAAAATTAGACAAAAACAGACATTTTGATTTTATACAAGATAAAAACCAATTTGAAGATAAAAAAGACTTACTCTTTTTTAGAGGTGCAATTTATCAACCTCATCGTATTAAATTTTTTGAAAAATATTTTGATAATCCTTGCTGTGATATTGCTCATGTTGGCGGTAGAAAAATTCAAGCCGAAAAATGGATTAAAAATTTAAATTTTAAAATTAGCAGAGCCTATCAAACGCAGTTTAAATTTTTACTTTCATTGGAAGGTAATGATGTAGCAAGCAACTTAAAGTGGGCGATGAAAACAAATTCTTTAGTTTTAGCCCCAAAAATGCGTTATGAAACTTGGTTTATGGAAGGAAAGTTAGTTCCAAATGAGCATTTTGCTTTGATTGATGATGATTATGAAAATGTAGAAGCTTTGCTTGATTATTATTTAGCTAATCCACATAGAGCAAAAGAAATCATACAAAATGCTCATGCTTATATAGAGCAATTTTTAGATGAAAAGATAGAATTTTATATAGGAATTTTAGTTTTAGCTAAGTATTTTTATTATTCTAATCAGCTTGATTTACCAAAAGATATTATTAATTTATTTGATTAAAAGGAGAGTTTATGCAAGAGATGGAAATAGTATTTTTAAATGATGAATTTATAAAAGCTAGCGAAGCTAAAGTGAGTATTTTTGATAGAGGTTTTATCTTTGGAGATGGAATTTATGAAGTAGTTCCTGTGGTAAATGCAAAAATAGCTGATAAGGAAGAATTTTGGGAGCGTTTTGAGCGTAGTTTAGCCCAAATTGATCTACAAATTCCTTATACAAAAGAAGAATTTGAAAATATTTTAAAGCAATTAATCATTAAAAATTCTCTCAAAGAAGGCGGGCTTTATATGCAAATTACCAGAGGGGTTGCTAGTAGAAATTTTGCTCTTTTAAAGGGGTTAAAACCTACTATTATGGCCTTTGCTTTTGAATGCAAGGTGATTGAGCATGAGTTTGCTAAAAATGGAGTAAGTGTTATTTCAACAGCTGATTTAAGGTGGAAAAGAAGGGATATAAAATCAATTTCTTTATTAGCTCAATGTCTTGCAAAAGAAGAAGCTGTTAAAGCTAGGGTTTTTGAAGCTTTTATGGTAGAAAATGCTTTAGTAACGGAAGCTTCTAGTAGTTCAGCTTTTATTATAAAAGATAAAACTTTAATCACTAAGCCATTTTCTAATGAAATCTTACCAGGAATTCGCCGTAAAAATATCTTAAAATTTGCAAAAGAACTTGATCTTAAAGTAGATCAAAGAGCTTTTAGTATGAAAGAAGTGTATGAGGCTGATGAGGTGTTTATTTCTGCGGCTACTTTTTTGATTTTAGGTGTTATAAAAGCAGATAGTAAGGTAATTAATGATGGTAAGGTGGGCTTTTATACCCAAAAACTAAGAGAAAAATATGTAGAAAAAATTCAAAAAGAGGTTTTTTAATCAAAACCCGCATTAGTAAATTCTTTAGGATTATCTAGAGCGTAGTGAAACTTTTCCCAGTCTATTTGTTTATCCCAAATAGCTACGATTAAAGCTGCTACGCTATTACCACATAAATTTCCCACAGCACGAATTTCAGACATAAATTTATCCACGCCCAAAAGTATAGAAATGGCAGCCACAGGTAAAACCTCGCCCAAACTTGCTCCTAAGCCATTGTTAGCTTCTGCAATGTGCATATTAGATAAAGCCGCAAGTGTACTTCCTAGTATAATAAAACCTGATCCAGTCACACCAACAGCACCTTTTGAGGCTATCATAAGCACTATTAAAATGCTAATTTCATGAGTTAAAGAAAGTTCTACATTAAAAGCTTGAGCAAGGAAAATTAAACTCATAGCCAAATAAATATTAGTACAATCAAGATTAAAACTATATCCAGTTGGTAATACCAAGCCCACAGTGGCTTTTGAAATTCCTGCTTTTTCAAGTTTTCTCATAAGCGGAGCTAATGCTGATTCGCTAGAACTCGTGGCAAAAACTATTAAAACTTCTCTTGAGATAAAATGCATAAATTTAAAAATATTGACTTTAGCAATAAAACAAATAAGCCCTAAAACTCCAAAGATAAAAAGCAAAGAAGCAAGCAACATAACAATAAGCAAATAACCCAAATTTAATAAAGAATCAAGTCCATATTTTGCCACTAAAAAAGCCATCGCAGAAAAAGCGGCGATGGGAGAAAAATACATAATGATTTCTAAGATTTTAAAAACAAAACTTTGCATTATTTCTAAGGTTTTTTGTATAGCTTTTCTCTCATCAATTCTCATAAGCGAAATAATAAAAGCACAAGCTAGAGCTATAACTAAGATTTGCAAAGTTTTTCCTTCGCTAAAAGCAGCTATGATATCAGTAGGTATAGCATCTTTTAAAATATGCAAAATTTCATTTTGTGCACTTATTTCTATATTTTTATTAACAAATTGAGCTACACTTTCTTGATCTAGAGTGCTTGGATCAAGGTTCATTCCTTTACCAGGTCCCATAATGTTTGCCATAAAAATGCCAATAGCTAAAGCAAAAGTGCTTACTATTTCAAAATAAAGCAAAGCTTTAGCTCCTATGCTTCCAACTTGTTTTAAGCTTTCAAGACTAATAACACCTAAAACAATAGTTAAAAATATAATAGGACCTATGAGAATTTTTAAAGCTTGTATAAAATAATCTACACCGATTTTACTAGCTAATGCAAATTCCTTATCTAATAAGCCAAGGCAAATACCAGCTATAATTCCTATAATCACCCAAAAACCTAAATTTTTTAACATTTTTTTGAGCTTGCTTGGTTTTTCATGAGTAATAACTAGCATAAAAAACTCCTTGTAATTTTAAAAAACGATACATATTAGCAAAGAAAAACTTATTTTTATTGTTAAAATAAATAAAAAATAAATATAAAAGCTAAAAATAATAATTTTTTATCTTATTTTGTAGATAAAAGTAGCATTTTGTAGTATTTTTGTATGATTTATTATGAAATAAATAATGATAATGTTTATCTAAATTTAAGAAAGCTAGTACTATACTTGTGACTATGATTTTAAAAATGAATATCATTTCGGAGTAAAATAGTGTTTAAAAAAATAAGTTTATTAATGATTTTTTTATTTTGTTCTTTAACACTTGCTAGGGATATTGATTATCAAAAAGAAAGTCAAAATATTAAGCAAATTTTGAATGAAAGCATGGTGTTATATAAAGATAATAAAAATTTAGAAGCTAAGAAAAAAGCTGAAGATGCATATTTTCAGCATTTTGAAACCATGGAAGGCTCTATTGGTCGTAATGTCGGTAGAAAAGTCATTGTGATGGAGCGTAAATTTATTAATTTAAGAAAAATGTATAAAGATAAAGAAGATATTTCTAAGATAGAAGCTTTAATTAGTAGCTTGTATTTTGATTTAGATGAAGTCGTTCCTATATTAGAAAAAGGATTTCAATTAAAAGCTGAAGCTAGTGATATAAATTATGATAAAAAAGCAGCTGAAAGCTCATCTTTAAAAGCAGAAAAAGAGCGTCAAGCGCAAGCTGAAGCTATGTTTGCATCTTTACTTGGAGAGGATGTTAAAGGACAAACATCATCAAATTTGACTCAAAATTCAACTACTCAAGAGCAAAATATCCAAAAAGACGAAACATTATTAGCCTTACAAGAAGCTTCAGCTATGGATGCAAGATTACAATTTTTAATGGATTCAATGATTTCAAAACTTGATCAAGCAGCATTGGCTTTTGTAAATAAAGATTACCAAAAAGCTAAAGATTTAATCCAATCAGCATTATTCGAAGATTATAGAAATTCAAAGGTAGAAGTTTTAGTAGCAAGATACACAAAAGCGGGTATGGATAAAAAAATTCAAACAAAACTTAGAACTATAATAAGAAAAATCAACAATAACACTTTGGATGAAAAAGCTATAAGAGATGAAATTTCAGACATATCAGATTTATTATATGAAGCATTCCTAGCTTTACCTAAAGAAGAATTAGCTTTACTTCAGGTTAAAGGCTTTAATGAAAGTGTTATGAGTACTAAAAACTATACTAAAGTATATGATGATATAAAAATTGCACTTAATAATATTTTACAAAATTATGATGGTTTTAATTTAAATAGCATAGATGCTTTACAAAATGTTTATTTGGATATTTTTGAAGCAAGTGGTATGGAAAGTAAAATTGGTGCTATTGATAGTGCTTTAAAATTAAAAATAGAAAGTTATTTTTCAAAAGGTGTTGCACTTATTAAAGCAAGTGCTTCTAAAGAAGAATTAAAACAGAATTTTGATGAGCTTGGTGCATTAATTGAAAATTCTTTGGATAAAATTCAAGAATCTTCACCTATGTCTTTATTTATATGGGCTTTGGGTATTATCTTAAGAGAAGGTTTAGAGGCTTTAATCATTGTTGTAGCCATAGTTTCATATTTAGTTCAAAGTGGCAATAAAAAGCGTTTAAGTATAGTATATTCAGCACTTTGGAGTGGAGTATTTTTAAGTTTTGTAACTGCATTTTTTATTTCATGGATTTTTAAAGAACAAGCAGGGCAAAGTAGAGAATTTTTAGAGGGCATTACTATGCTTGTGGCTGTTGTATTACTATTTTATGTCGGTTTTTGGCTTTTATCAAATGCGCAAAATAAAAAATGGGCAAATTATGTAAAAACTCAAGCAGTTGAAGCTATCTCAAATAATTCAGCAAAAACTTTATGGTTTAGTGTGTTTTTAGCTGTATACAGAGAAGGTGCTGAAACTATTCTTTTTTATCAAGCTTTATTATTTGATGCAAAAACAAGCACAGATTATAGTTTTATATTTATAGGATTAGCTAGTGGATTAATTATACTTATAATACTTTATTATTTATTAAAAGCTGGTGCTTTAAAAATACCAGTAAAACAATTTTTCTATATAACTTCATACATTATTTTTTATATGGTCTTTGTCTTTACAGGCAAAGGCATTGGTGAGCTCATAGAAGCTAAGGTTATTACCCCAAGCTTGCTTCCTTTTGATTTTGAAGGAATTTTATGGCTTGGAATTTATCCTTACTATGAGAGCATTATACCTCAGTTTATGGTTTTAATCTTACTCATTATGGGTATTTTTATAACAAAGCAAATTTCAAATAAAAGGGAAAAAATATGAAAAAAACTTTATTAAGTTTAGGTGCAGCAGCTAGTATTTTAGCTAGTTCAGTTTTTGCAGCAGAGGTGCCAATTGGCGATCCTTATGAATTAAATGGTATGGAAATAGCAGCAGTTTATTTACAGCCAATCGAAATGGAGCCAAGAGGGATTGATCTTGCAGCAAGTTTAGCAGATATTCACCTTGAAGCAGATATTCATGCATTAAAGGGCAATAAAAACGGCTTTCCAGAAGGTTTTTGGATTCCTTATTTAACTATAGCTTATAAGCTAACTAATCTTGACAATGGTAAAGTAAAAACAGGAACTCTTATGCCTATGGTAGCAGATGATGGCCCTCACTATGGTGCAAATTTAAAAATGGATACAGGTATTGGAAATTACGAGTTAGTATTTTTAATAGAAAGCCCAGAAAAACAAGGTTTTGGACGCCATGTTGATAAAGAAACGGGTGTTGGTAAATGGTTTGAGCCATTTTCAGTTAAATACAACTTTAAATACACAGGAAAACCTAAGTGATTTTTTCCCTAGCTTTTTGCTAGGGTTTATTTATAAAATTATTGATTTTATAAATAAATTCTATCAAAGAAGAGCCTATGTCGATTTATTTTGTACATTTTTTTGGAGTATTTTTTTCTTACGCACTTTTAAGTGCTTTATTTTTTTATAATCTAAAAAATTCTTTAGTGTTTAAACTTGCTTTTGTGGGTTTTGTTTTTTCTTATTTTGCTTTTTTTATTAGCGCTAAAACACTAAGTTATGATTTGTTGTATTTTTCTAATGATGTTTTATTTGTTTTATTGTTTTTAAGTGTTATCATTTTTTCTTTTATAAAAAATAATTTTTTAAAAGAAAAAATTCAAGCAATATTGCTTTTTTTATTATCTTTTGCTTTTGGTATAAAATACTTACATATTTCTATCGACTTTCCTATATTAAGCACTAATTTTTTAGATTCTTTAGCGATTAGTTCTTTTGGGCTTATTTTGCTTGCTTTTGTGATGTGTTTTGGGGTTTATCTTTTTACAAGATGGCTAAGGGAATTTAAATTTAAGTTTTTAAATTTATTTTTACTCATTATCGTGATTTTTTATCTAAATGAAGCTTTAGCACAAATTTTATTGCACCTTATGAGAGAAGGTGTGATAGAAACAGAAAGTTTATATTTAAGCTATGTGGCAAAAAGTGTATATTATGCTAAATTCTATACATATATATGGTTTTTATTGCTAGGAATTTGTATAGTTTTAGCTTTAAAGCAAAGAGTGAGTGAAAACAGCAAGAAAAAAGATTTTGATATAGAATTTAGAAAAAATCAAGCAAAAAATTCAACTATAACTAATTTTAGTGCAAGTATTTTTAGTGCTATGATTTTAAGTCTTTGTATTTTTCTCTTTTATGACTTGCATGCTTCAAGACCAATCACCATAGACGAGCCAACCTATGTAGAGCCAAATGAAAATAATGAATTTGTTTTTGATGTGGCAATATTAAGAGATAATAACTTACATCGCTTTGCTTATATTAGCGATGAGGGTAAAGTGGTAAGATTTTTCTTAATTAACAAAAGAGAAGATAAAGACTCTCCAGTAGCAGTTTTTGATGCTTGTAGTATATGTGGAGATATGGGGTATGTTAAAAAAGGTGGAGAGTTAATTTGTATTTCATGTAATGTTAGAATTTTCTTACCAAGTGTAGGTAAGGCAGGTGGGTGTAATCCTATCCCTATGAAATATAAATTTGAAAATGGTAAAGTTATCATACCTTTTTCAGAAATTTTAGATGGGGTAAATTTTTTCACTCAAGTAGTAGAAAAGAAAGTTTATGATCCTATTGATCATACCGAGCTTATTAACTTAAAAGCACCAAGATCTTATGTTTATAAAGGAAGAACATATTTTTTTGCTAATGAAAAAAATTATGAAGAGTTTAAAAACGATCCTTTAAAATACATTGATATGAATAAATCTTCAAAATATAGAATTCATAATTTATTAGGAAATGACTATGCAAGTTAAGATTGTAAAAAACTCTATTTTTCAAAATAAAATCCAAAAATCTCTAGCCTTACTAACGATTTTTTTAGCTACTTTACTTATGGCTACTATGTTAAATCTTACTTTGGGTATAGGTAATGAAATTACAAAAGAATTAAGAAGTTATGGATCAAACATTTTAGTTTTACCTAAAGGTGCAAGTTTGAGTGTAGAAGTGGGTAATAAAATTTATGAGCCATTGAAAAATCAAAATTTTTTAGAAGAAAACAAGCTCCATACTATAAAAGAAATTTTTTGGAGAAATAATATCAATGCCTTTGCGCCATTTTTAGATACTCAGGTAAAAATTCAAACTCCAAATGCAAATTATGAAAATATCTCTTTAGTGGGAACTTATTTTGATAAGGCTATAAAGATTCAAGATGATGATGATTTTTATGCAGGTATTAAAGAATTATACAAATATAGTCAAATCAAAGGAAATTACCCAAAAGATGATAGTTTAGATGAAATAATGCTAGGAATAGATTTAGCACAAAAGTATGATTTAAAAATAGATGATGAAATCACCCTTGTGCAAAATGATCAAATTTTTAAAGTAAAAATTGTTGGTATTATGGATTTAACTCAAGCTTTTTCAAATAAAATCATCACTTCTTTACTTTTAGCACAAAAGCTTTCTAAAAAAGAAGGTTTATTCTCAAAAGCAGAAGTTTCAGCTTTGACTATACCTGAAAATGATTTAGCGCAAAAAGCAAGACGCGATGTAGATAGTCTTGATCAGCTTGAGTATGATCAGTGGTATTGCACTGCTTATGTAAGTTCTATTGCCTATCAAATTGCAGAAGATTTTAAAGGTGCAAGCACAAAAGTAGTGAGTGCGATTTCAGATGCAGAAAGTTTGATAGTATCTAAAATTCAATCTTTAATGGCAGTAGTTAGCATTATATGCTTAATCGTAGCTTCCATAGCTATATCATCTTTAATGAGTGCGGATATTTTTAGAAGAAAAAGTGAAATAGGGCTTTTAAAAGCTTTAGGTGCTAGCACTTTGCAAATTTATATGATTTTTGCGTTAGAAGGGGTTGTGGTAGCTTTAGTTGGGGCTGTTTTGGGTTTTGCTTTTGGTATAGGTATGTCAGAGATTATCGCCTTGAGTATATTTGAACATACCATTGAAATTTCTTGGATTATCCTACCAATTTGTTTATTTTTTGCAGTGCTTATAGTATTTTTAGGATGCTTGTTTTCTATCAAAGGAATTTCTAAACTTTCTACTTCAGAGGTTTTATATGGGAAATAATTTTTTTATGCAAGAGGTTTTTAAATCTCTTATTTTTTCTTATAAAAGAGTTTGTATTATTTTTATAGCTGTGTTCATGGGTGCTATGGTAAGTGCTTCGTTTTTTAATATTTATTTTGATATTGACACAAAATTATCC
This genomic window from Campylobacter lari contains:
- a CDS encoding glycosyl transferase family 90 — its product is MADSRFMMNVKGIAKSFIPRKIYQNQLQNIFKELLKSKNIDNIITRLNYYNLQNDFFDIKNFQNYEKIGKFPFKKTSYAYDAYAISKYFNDDFLWIEGFGDISYNLKYPSIAKSRPVENGFNNIILKLDKNRHFDFIQDKNQFEDKKDLLFFRGAIYQPHRIKFFEKYFDNPCCDIAHVGGRKIQAEKWIKNLNFKISRAYQTQFKFLLSLEGNDVASNLKWAMKTNSLVLAPKMRYETWFMEGKLVPNEHFALIDDDYENVEALLDYYLANPHRAKEIIQNAHAYIEQFLDEKIEFYIGILVLAKYFYYSNQLDLPKDIINLFD
- a CDS encoding D-amino acid aminotransferase yields the protein MQEMEIVFLNDEFIKASEAKVSIFDRGFIFGDGIYEVVPVVNAKIADKEEFWERFERSLAQIDLQIPYTKEEFENILKQLIIKNSLKEGGLYMQITRGVASRNFALLKGLKPTIMAFAFECKVIEHEFAKNGVSVISTADLRWKRRDIKSISLLAQCLAKEEAVKARVFEAFMVENALVTEASSSSAFIIKDKTLITKPFSNEILPGIRRKNILKFAKELDLKVDQRAFSMKEVYEADEVFISAATFLILGVIKADSKVINDGKVGFYTQKLREKYVEKIQKEVF
- a CDS encoding cation:dicarboxylate symporter family transporter; this translates as MLVITHEKPSKLKKMLKNLGFWVIIGIIAGICLGLLDKEFALASKIGVDYFIQALKILIGPIIFLTIVLGVISLESLKQVGSIGAKALLYFEIVSTFALAIGIFMANIMGPGKGMNLDPSTLDQESVAQFVNKNIEISAQNEILHILKDAIPTDIIAAFSEGKTLQILVIALACAFIISLMRIDERKAIQKTLEIMQSFVFKILEIIMYFSPIAAFSAMAFLVAKYGLDSLLNLGYLLIVMLLASLLFIFGVLGLICFIAKVNIFKFMHFISREVLIVFATSSSESALAPLMRKLEKAGISKATVGLVLPTGYSFNLDCTNIYLAMSLIFLAQAFNVELSLTHEISILIVLMIASKGAVGVTGSGFIILGSTLAALSNMHIAEANNGLGASLGEVLPVAAISILLGVDKFMSEIRAVGNLCGNSVAALIVAIWDKQIDWEKFHYALDNPKEFTNAGFD
- a CDS encoding FTR1 family iron permease, yielding MIFLFCSLTLARDIDYQKESQNIKQILNESMVLYKDNKNLEAKKKAEDAYFQHFETMEGSIGRNVGRKVIVMERKFINLRKMYKDKEDISKIEALISSLYFDLDEVVPILEKGFQLKAEASDINYDKKAAESSSLKAEKERQAQAEAMFASLLGEDVKGQTSSNLTQNSTTQEQNIQKDETLLALQEASAMDARLQFLMDSMISKLDQAALAFVNKDYQKAKDLIQSALFEDYRNSKVEVLVARYTKAGMDKKIQTKLRTIIRKINNNTLDEKAIRDEISDISDLLYEAFLALPKEELALLQVKGFNESVMSTKNYTKVYDDIKIALNNILQNYDGFNLNSIDALQNVYLDIFEASGMESKIGAIDSALKLKIESYFSKGVALIKASASKEELKQNFDELGALIENSLDKIQESSPMSLFIWALGIILREGLEALIIVVAIVSYLVQSGNKKRLSIVYSALWSGVFLSFVTAFFISWIFKEQAGQSREFLEGITMLVAVVLLFYVGFWLLSNAQNKKWANYVKTQAVEAISNNSAKTLWFSVFLAVYREGAETILFYQALLFDAKTSTDYSFIFIGLASGLIILIILYYLLKAGALKIPVKQFFYITSYIIFYMVFVFTGKGIGELIEAKVITPSLLPFDFEGILWLGIYPYYESIIPQFMVLILLIMGIFITKQISNKREKI
- a CDS encoding ferrirhodotorulic acid transporter, periplasmic binding protein — its product is MKKTLLSLGAAASILASSVFAAEVPIGDPYELNGMEIAAVYLQPIEMEPRGIDLAASLADIHLEADIHALKGNKNGFPEGFWIPYLTIAYKLTNLDNGKVKTGTLMPMVADDGPHYGANLKMDTGIGNYELVFLIESPEKQGFGRHVDKETGVGKWFEPFSVKYNFKYTGKPK
- a CDS encoding Fe-S-containing protein, which translates into the protein MSIYFVHFFGVFFSYALLSALFFYNLKNSLVFKLAFVGFVFSYFAFFISAKTLSYDLLYFSNDVLFVLLFLSVIIFSFIKNNFLKEKIQAILLFLLSFAFGIKYLHISIDFPILSTNFLDSLAISSFGLILLAFVMCFGVYLFTRWLREFKFKFLNLFLLIIVIFYLNEALAQILLHLMREGVIETESLYLSYVAKSVYYAKFYTYIWFLLLGICIVLALKQRVSENSKKKDFDIEFRKNQAKNSTITNFSASIFSAMILSLCIFLFYDLHASRPITIDEPTYVEPNENNEFVFDVAILRDNNLHRFAYISDEGKVVRFFLINKREDKDSPVAVFDACSICGDMGYVKKGGELICISCNVRIFLPSVGKAGGCNPIPMKYKFENGKVIIPFSEILDGVNFFTQVVEKKVYDPIDHTELINLKAPRSYVYKGRTYFFANEKNYEEFKNDPLKYIDMNKSSKYRIHNLLGNDYAS
- a CDS encoding ABC transporter permease encodes the protein MQVKIVKNSIFQNKIQKSLALLTIFLATLLMATMLNLTLGIGNEITKELRSYGSNILVLPKGASLSVEVGNKIYEPLKNQNFLEENKLHTIKEIFWRNNINAFAPFLDTQVKIQTPNANYENISLVGTYFDKAIKIQDDDDFYAGIKELYKYSQIKGNYPKDDSLDEIMLGIDLAQKYDLKIDDEITLVQNDQIFKVKIVGIMDLTQAFSNKIITSLLLAQKLSKKEGLFSKAEVSALTIPENDLAQKARRDVDSLDQLEYDQWYCTAYVSSIAYQIAEDFKGASTKVVSAISDAESLIVSKIQSLMAVVSIICLIVASIAISSLMSADIFRRKSEIGLLKALGASTLQIYMIFALEGVVVALVGAVLGFAFGIGMSEIIALSIFEHTIEISWIILPICLFFAVLIVFLGCLFSIKGISKLSTSEVLYGK